One genomic segment of Sanyastnella coralliicola includes these proteins:
- a CDS encoding DUF1800 domain-containing protein, translating to MKYSLLAAMALWCLSAQSQIFQDHFGAGQDNGVTVTSSSQSNGTSHQATINGLGLNQHLKDASRFLGQASLGADYELIQDVASVGPEFWMEQQFEAPLVSFRDTMDMVWNDFLQQYYDIYGEEEVYENPNIFPLSIYWRQAWWHNVMHSEDQLRQRIALALSEIFVVSERSDLEIAGHGLAAYYDMLYQNSFGNFRDLIEDVTMHPVMGYYLSHLNNERTDEENNIQPDENYAREVMQLFTIGLYELNNDGSIQFDDDNEPIASYDNDDIQEFAKIFTGLAPAEYWWHWDDISDIPVQWDGEFNTIPTINTWLPMEINEAWHEPGEKYLLNGQVVPSGQSGAEDISDAMDNLFNHPNVGPFIGKQLIQRLVKSNPSPEYVSRVADAFNDNGEGVRGDMKAVIRQVLLDPEARDCEWIELPSSGKMREPMIRMTQILRAFDAANESGDMWAVGGWYQEATYQSPLGAPSVFNFFLPSHSPHGPIFDEGLVAPEFEILTSATAINYVNLVYFMFLGDFYLDVSTEASENNIGFPEFNWDLLAEEDRVDLDLSDEVLLSTQGEVLMDRLDILLTGGTMSDETKEEIGDAVELMALFDDEAAVKAGIFLTLISPDYVIQK from the coding sequence TGGGGCCGGACAAGACAACGGCGTCACGGTCACCTCGTCGAGCCAGTCGAATGGTACTAGCCACCAAGCGACAATCAATGGTCTCGGCCTCAACCAACACCTGAAGGATGCGTCTCGCTTCCTGGGGCAAGCATCACTCGGTGCAGATTATGAATTGATTCAAGATGTAGCTTCTGTAGGACCAGAGTTCTGGATGGAACAGCAGTTTGAAGCACCACTCGTTTCCTTCCGCGATACGATGGATATGGTGTGGAACGACTTCCTCCAACAGTATTACGATATCTATGGAGAAGAAGAGGTCTACGAAAACCCAAACATTTTCCCATTGTCGATCTATTGGCGTCAAGCTTGGTGGCATAATGTGATGCACTCGGAAGACCAGTTGCGACAGCGAATCGCCTTGGCGCTTTCTGAAATCTTCGTGGTTTCGGAACGCAGTGACTTGGAAATCGCAGGACATGGGTTGGCAGCGTACTATGATATGCTCTACCAAAATTCTTTCGGCAACTTCCGCGACTTGATTGAGGATGTGACGATGCACCCCGTGATGGGCTACTACTTAAGTCACCTCAACAACGAGCGAACCGATGAAGAGAACAACATCCAACCCGATGAGAATTATGCGCGTGAGGTCATGCAGCTGTTCACGATCGGTTTGTATGAGCTAAATAACGACGGTAGTATCCAATTCGACGATGACAATGAACCGATTGCATCTTATGATAACGATGACATTCAGGAGTTCGCTAAGATCTTCACCGGACTAGCACCAGCAGAATACTGGTGGCATTGGGATGATATCAGTGATATCCCAGTCCAATGGGATGGTGAGTTCAACACCATTCCAACCATCAATACGTGGTTGCCAATGGAGATCAACGAAGCATGGCACGAACCAGGGGAGAAGTACCTACTCAACGGACAAGTAGTTCCTTCAGGTCAATCAGGGGCAGAAGATATTTCTGATGCCATGGACAACCTCTTCAATCACCCGAATGTGGGGCCTTTCATTGGTAAGCAGTTAATTCAGCGCCTAGTGAAGTCGAACCCTTCACCGGAATACGTTTCGCGTGTCGCAGATGCATTCAACGATAACGGGGAAGGCGTACGTGGAGATATGAAAGCAGTGATTCGCCAAGTCTTACTGGACCCAGAAGCTCGTGACTGTGAATGGATCGAACTTCCTTCGAGCGGTAAGATGCGTGAGCCGATGATTCGTATGACACAGATCCTTCGCGCCTTTGACGCGGCGAATGAGTCAGGAGATATGTGGGCCGTTGGTGGATGGTACCAAGAAGCGACCTACCAATCGCCACTCGGGGCCCCTTCGGTATTCAATTTCTTCCTGCCAAGTCACTCACCTCACGGACCAATCTTCGATGAAGGACTCGTAGCTCCTGAGTTTGAGATCTTGACTTCGGCGACAGCCATTAACTATGTCAATCTCGTGTACTTCATGTTCCTGGGTGATTTCTATCTAGATGTGAGTACTGAAGCCAGCGAAAACAACATTGGTTTCCCTGAATTCAACTGGGATCTTTTGGCAGAAGAAGATCGCGTTGATCTTGACCTCAGTGATGAGGTCTTACTCTCCACGCAAGGAGAAGTCTTGATGGATCGTTTGGATATACTCCTGACTGGAGGAACCATGTCAGACGAGACCAAAGAAGAGATCGGCGACGCAGTCGAACTGATGGCCCTCTTTGATGATGAGGCCGCGGTGAAAGCAGGTATTTTCTTAACACTAATCAGCCCAGACTATGTCATCCAAAAATAA
- a CDS encoding DUF1501 domain-containing protein encodes MSRRKFLGQASCALVGSATFLNSYFNLGMMNALAKPAMSSPLMPLTGDYKATVCILLAGGNDSYNMLVPSTTEIYNNYAASRSNLALPQGSLLPLNFTDGDGYSYGLHPSMPELQGLFNTGKAAFISNVGTLRQPTTKQQVIDGTALLPLGLLSHSDQIQQWQTSLPQERTSKGWGGRMADILHTLNDNQDVSMSISLSGVNTFQTGNEIIEFAIENSGNGSVGINIFEEEDPFNQLLGNTAQSVLEQEYQDIFKQTYRDKVLNAQGSHEAFSSAIAGVSEFVTQFNPQNPISQNMQMIAKSIAASSVLGHTRQTYFLTFGGWDHHDEVLENQQAMLALVSQALGEFQAAMEEINMDDCVTTFTISDFARTLTSNGNGTDHAWGGNAIVMGGAVNGGQIYGQYPNLGLGSDQEVGNGIILPTTSADEYFAELALWMGVEPGDMEYILPNLGEFFDINNGQPIGFMNI; translated from the coding sequence ATGTCGCGCCGTAAATTCCTCGGGCAAGCTAGTTGTGCCCTGGTAGGATCAGCGACCTTCCTCAATTCTTACTTCAACTTGGGGATGATGAATGCGCTCGCAAAACCAGCGATGAGCTCACCGTTGATGCCATTGACGGGTGACTATAAGGCTACAGTATGTATTCTTCTAGCAGGAGGAAATGACAGCTACAACATGCTGGTTCCTTCTACAACGGAGATCTACAATAACTACGCTGCTTCTCGTTCGAATCTTGCGTTACCGCAAGGAAGCTTACTTCCTTTGAACTTCACAGATGGAGACGGCTATAGTTACGGTCTACACCCAAGCATGCCGGAACTTCAAGGTTTGTTTAACACTGGAAAGGCGGCCTTCATTTCGAATGTCGGCACGCTTCGTCAGCCAACCACCAAGCAACAGGTGATCGATGGTACAGCGCTGCTTCCGCTCGGATTGCTTTCGCACTCGGATCAAATTCAACAATGGCAGACGAGCTTGCCTCAAGAGCGTACCTCGAAAGGTTGGGGTGGACGAATGGCCGATATCCTGCACACCTTGAATGACAATCAGGATGTGAGTATGAGCATTTCACTCAGTGGGGTAAACACTTTCCAAACTGGAAACGAGATCATTGAATTTGCGATTGAGAATTCTGGAAATGGAAGTGTGGGAATCAACATCTTCGAAGAAGAAGACCCATTCAACCAATTGCTTGGAAATACAGCGCAAAGTGTACTTGAGCAAGAGTACCAAGACATCTTCAAGCAGACCTACCGCGACAAGGTATTGAACGCACAAGGGTCACACGAAGCCTTTAGTTCTGCGATTGCAGGGGTGAGTGAGTTTGTAACGCAGTTCAACCCTCAGAACCCAATTTCACAGAACATGCAGATGATTGCGAAGAGTATCGCAGCAAGCTCTGTTCTAGGACATACGCGCCAAACCTACTTCCTTACTTTCGGGGGGTGGGATCACCACGATGAGGTTCTTGAGAATCAACAAGCGATGCTTGCCCTCGTGTCTCAAGCCCTCGGAGAATTCCAAGCAGCAATGGAAGAGATCAACATGGATGATTGTGTAACCACTTTCACCATCTCTGATTTCGCCCGAACACTCACTTCAAACGGAAACGGAACGGATCACGCATGGGGCGGAAACGCTATCGTGATGGGCGGCGCAGTTAACGGCGGACAAATCTATGGTCAGTACCCGAACCTCGGATTGGGATCAGACCAAGAGGTAGGAAATGGAATCATCCTTCCAACAACATCCGCTGATGAGTACTTCGCTGAACTCGCCTTATGGATGGGCGTGGAACCAGGAGACATGGAGTACATCCTCCCGAACCTGGGTGAATTCTTCGACATTAATAATGGCCAGCCAATCGGCTTCATGAATATCTAA
- a CDS encoding T9SS type A sorting domain-containing protein: MKKTLFLFSLITSSLLASAQCDFGSHSINWEDAWLSCSTSENPNPERGEGHWIMYDLGSPHAFFESHIWNLNVPDQTGQGARNCYFDFSVDGETWENFGTFEVNEAPGNDDYSGESGPYFDGIVGRYMLITIDTNWDGSECSGICEIKVDVEDTTVDIEEITASLEFSAFPNPVRDVLTIRHYESGTLDLEVYNSSGQLVHSDQVFGTTSFLEVSSWEGGLYLVVLKNSEGVRAVRRVVVE; the protein is encoded by the coding sequence ATGAAAAAGACACTCTTTCTATTTTCATTGATCACATCAAGCTTGCTGGCCTCAGCGCAATGTGATTTCGGCTCACACAGCATTAACTGGGAAGACGCCTGGTTGTCATGCTCCACTTCCGAAAACCCAAACCCAGAACGCGGTGAAGGACATTGGATCATGTACGATCTCGGTTCACCACATGCTTTCTTTGAGTCACACATCTGGAACTTAAACGTACCAGACCAAACAGGACAAGGCGCACGCAACTGCTACTTTGATTTTTCTGTTGACGGAGAGACATGGGAGAACTTCGGAACCTTCGAGGTAAACGAAGCCCCAGGAAACGATGACTACTCCGGAGAATCAGGCCCCTATTTCGACGGCATCGTCGGACGATACATGCTCATCACCATCGACACCAACTGGGATGGAAGTGAATGCTCAGGTATCTGCGAGATCAAGGTAGACGTAGAAGACACCACAGTCGATATCGAAGAAATCACGGCCTCTCTTGAGTTCAGCGCGTTCCCTAACCCGGTACGTGACGTCCTCACCATCCGCCACTATGAAAGCGGTACCCTAGACCTCGAAGTCTACAACAGCTCCGGCCAACTCGTCCACAGCGACCAAGTATTCGGAACGACATCTTTCCTTGAGGTAAGCTCTTGGGAAGGAGGGTTGTACCTCGTTGTATTGAAGAATTCAGAAGGGGTGCGGGCTGTTAGGAGAGTGGTGGTAGAGTGA
- a CDS encoding transposase yields MSQTYSIRQRFSLALKHEICDLVSSGEMSMTEARRHFHIKGHSTILDWMRKFGYLETHQAMSHPSKKEDPEALAARIRALEAQLKEEKLKTQLLDAMIDIAEDQLKINIRKKSDTKQSNK; encoded by the coding sequence ATGTCACAAACCTATTCAATCCGCCAGCGCTTCAGTTTAGCGCTAAAACATGAGATCTGCGACCTAGTGAGCAGTGGTGAAATGAGCATGACAGAAGCACGTAGACACTTTCATATCAAGGGTCATAGTACAATCCTAGATTGGATGCGTAAATTTGGTTATCTCGAGACCCATCAAGCCATGTCACATCCATCTAAGAAAGAAGATCCAGAAGCTCTAGCAGCTCGTATTCGTGCCTTAGAAGCGCAGCTAAAAGAGGAAAAACTCAAGACTCAGTTACTTGATGCGATGATCGATATAGCTGAAGATCAGCTGAAGATCAACATCAGAAAAAAGTCCGATACCAAGCAGTCGAACAAGTAA
- a CDS encoding IS3 family transposase: protein MVLCRLLGVTRQSYYKSQKTRERTLLQEEVVLSLVSEVRSKLPRVGTRKLYHMIKSEMDENELKIGRDRLFDILRSNGMLVKVRRNKAKTTFSYRWFNRFDNLTEGIRLSGSNQLWVSDITYVRVGSKFLYLSLITDAYSRRIVGYHLSRSLDRSGCIAALRMALSTTTSTEGLIHHSDRGVQYCSSEYTALLEQHGIRISMTQNSQPLDNPKAERINGIIKGEFLDSYNLRGLDDAREGVRKAVALYNSLRPHESLRLATPNQVHFEKDNLKQETRTLVNL, encoded by the coding sequence GTGGTGTTATGCAGGCTACTTGGTGTAACCAGACAATCGTATTATAAATCACAGAAGACAAGGGAGCGAACGCTTTTGCAAGAGGAAGTGGTTCTATCTCTGGTGTCTGAAGTCCGTTCCAAGCTACCACGAGTTGGTACACGCAAGCTGTACCATATGATCAAGTCAGAAATGGATGAAAATGAGTTGAAAATCGGTCGAGACCGTCTGTTTGATATTCTTCGCTCTAATGGGATGTTGGTAAAGGTTCGTCGTAACAAGGCCAAGACGACGTTCTCCTACCGTTGGTTTAATCGCTTCGATAATCTCACAGAAGGAATCCGGCTTAGTGGGTCTAACCAACTGTGGGTGAGTGATATTACCTATGTTCGAGTAGGTAGTAAGTTCTTGTACTTATCCTTGATTACGGATGCTTACTCAAGACGAATCGTGGGTTATCATCTATCGCGCTCCTTGGATCGTTCAGGATGTATAGCCGCCTTGCGAATGGCGCTATCAACGACAACCAGCACGGAAGGTCTTATCCATCATTCAGATCGCGGAGTCCAATACTGTTCGAGTGAATACACAGCATTGCTGGAACAACACGGAATCCGAATCTCAATGACTCAGAACTCCCAACCGTTGGACAATCCTAAAGCTGAACGAATCAATGGTATCATCAAAGGAGAGTTCTTAGATAGCTACAACTTAAGAGGCTTAGATGACGCACGAGAAGGAGTCCGCAAAGCTGTTGCACTGTACAACTCGCTTCGACCACATGAAAGCTTAAGGCTAGCTACGCCCAACCAAGTTCACTTTGAAAAAGACAACCTAAAACAGGAAACAAGAACACTTGTAAACCTATAA
- the hemF gene encoding oxygen-dependent coproporphyrinogen oxidase — protein MPTRQEITSAYQSIQDEICSALAEFDGKGTFREDSWNREGGGGGRSRVMRDGAVIEKGGVNFSEVHGVCSPQLKAQLKNDSETFFATGVSIVLHPNNPPVPIIHMNIRYFELSDGTYWFGGGIDLTPHYIDRDEARFFHEQMKGVCDRFDAAYYPKFKDWADNYFYLPHRNETRGIGGIFFDDLGREGGNKQDFFDFACAVGRTFAPTYIAIAEKKKDLPFTSSEKEWQLLRRGRYVEFNLVHDRGTRFGLISNGRTESILMSLPATANWEYMHEPEEGSREAETLAGLRKGIDYLGIRK, from the coding sequence ATGCCCACTAGACAAGAGATCACCTCGGCATATCAGTCGATTCAAGATGAGATCTGTTCCGCGCTAGCGGAATTTGATGGAAAAGGAACATTCAGAGAAGATTCATGGAACCGCGAAGGCGGAGGCGGAGGTCGGTCACGCGTGATGCGTGATGGCGCCGTTATTGAGAAAGGTGGAGTGAACTTCTCAGAAGTCCATGGGGTTTGTTCGCCTCAGTTGAAAGCCCAGCTTAAAAACGATTCTGAGACCTTCTTTGCCACTGGGGTGAGCATTGTACTTCATCCGAACAACCCGCCAGTTCCCATCATTCACATGAACATTCGCTACTTCGAATTGAGCGACGGGACGTACTGGTTCGGCGGCGGAATTGACCTGACTCCACACTACATTGATCGTGACGAAGCACGCTTCTTCCACGAACAAATGAAAGGCGTGTGTGATCGATTTGATGCAGCCTATTACCCGAAATTTAAAGACTGGGCAGACAACTACTTCTACCTCCCGCATCGCAATGAAACACGCGGTATCGGAGGTATCTTCTTCGATGACCTCGGACGAGAAGGCGGCAACAAACAAGACTTCTTTGACTTCGCTTGCGCCGTCGGACGAACTTTCGCTCCTACGTATATCGCTATCGCGGAAAAGAAGAAAGACCTTCCTTTCACATCTTCAGAAAAAGAATGGCAACTCCTACGCCGCGGACGCTACGTTGAGTTCAACCTCGTCCATGATCGCGGCACCCGCTTCGGCCTCATCTCCAACGGACGAACAGAGTCGATCCTCATGAGCCTCCCTGCTACTGCCAACTGGGAATACATGCACGAACCGGAAGAGGGTAGTCGTGAGGCGGAGACGCTTGCGGGGCTGAGGAAGGGGATTGATTATCTGGGTATTAGAAAATGA
- a CDS encoding LysM peptidoglycan-binding domain-containing protein, with product MKRLLTYLLCSLMLLLVADLQAQGDKVTIEKNGKTYYVHTVEQGHTLYGISKLYNTTVETITAENPMAKNGLQIGQTLYIPAQGEVNSDVWTNPVRIEGGFMIHRVKRKETLYGISRQYNCDINRILELNPGVELSLQPGTELKIPQNDLDMPSTEVIEPGPNDGWEKHLVQMGETLYGISRKYGVDPDEIAKLNDGLPEGLKAGEEILIPIRNELFVQQTEEIEYNLEMKDTVFIKSRYNVVVMMPFGLQTAFIKEGEEGYDREGKTERLREISMSFYRGMTFALDSLQKRGANLNVTFIDATTEADVLAALQRDEVKNANLIIGPLQRKSIEKVSSYASRKGIHVVCPVPQSNKVLLSNPNLSKVFPSMESEMKAMAEHVANTHAGENVILINSKDVKDARMVQLFKKYYDQALKASPNMTLKGYTEIEGSSKFVGEFEAKLSKAQRNIIVVPAGNQSRSMIANLQSKIQLLNEEEFQVLVYAPDDWLNYDFLDITYKNRTQLAVPSAQYLDYENPSVTHFADAYQKEFQVDPSKYAFLGYDIMMFYGCGLIQYGINFPNNFESIDLSGLLHIAFDYRKTGMESGYENEHVYLLRHHEMKLENLHAH from the coding sequence ATGAAAAGACTACTGACATACCTACTTTGCTCGCTGATGCTACTGTTGGTCGCTGACCTTCAAGCTCAAGGTGACAAGGTGACTATCGAGAAAAACGGTAAGACCTACTACGTGCATACAGTAGAGCAAGGTCATACGCTGTACGGTATTTCTAAGCTGTATAACACTACCGTGGAAACCATCACCGCCGAGAATCCAATGGCGAAGAATGGACTTCAAATTGGTCAAACCCTCTACATCCCAGCTCAAGGAGAAGTCAACAGCGATGTTTGGACGAATCCTGTGCGCATTGAAGGCGGGTTTATGATTCACCGCGTAAAGAGAAAGGAGACGCTTTACGGTATTAGCCGTCAGTACAATTGCGATATCAACCGCATTCTAGAACTGAATCCAGGTGTCGAACTAAGCCTACAGCCAGGCACAGAATTGAAGATCCCTCAAAACGATCTTGACATGCCGTCAACAGAGGTTATTGAACCAGGGCCTAATGACGGTTGGGAAAAGCATCTCGTTCAAATGGGAGAAACCCTTTACGGTATCTCTCGAAAGTACGGCGTTGACCCAGACGAAATTGCGAAGTTGAATGATGGCCTGCCAGAAGGACTGAAAGCCGGAGAAGAGATTTTGATCCCTATTCGCAACGAGCTTTTTGTGCAGCAAACTGAGGAGATTGAATACAATCTTGAAATGAAAGACACGGTATTCATTAAATCACGTTACAACGTGGTCGTAATGATGCCTTTTGGCTTGCAAACTGCTTTCATTAAAGAAGGAGAAGAAGGATACGATCGAGAAGGAAAAACGGAACGTCTCCGCGAAATTTCAATGAGCTTCTACCGCGGAATGACATTCGCCTTAGATAGCCTTCAGAAACGCGGCGCGAATCTCAATGTGACTTTCATTGACGCGACAACTGAGGCCGATGTATTGGCCGCACTGCAACGCGATGAAGTGAAGAACGCTAACCTCATTATCGGCCCACTTCAGCGCAAGTCCATCGAGAAAGTTTCTTCTTACGCGTCACGTAAAGGGATTCACGTTGTTTGTCCTGTACCGCAGTCGAACAAGGTTCTCTTGAGCAACCCGAATCTCAGTAAGGTGTTTCCTTCTATGGAGTCGGAAATGAAGGCCATGGCAGAGCATGTAGCGAATACGCATGCCGGTGAAAACGTCATCCTCATCAACAGTAAAGATGTGAAGGATGCTCGTATGGTGCAGCTCTTCAAGAAGTACTACGATCAAGCCTTGAAAGCTTCTCCGAACATGACGCTTAAGGGCTACACCGAGATCGAAGGAAGTAGCAAGTTCGTTGGAGAGTTTGAAGCGAAGCTGAGCAAAGCGCAACGCAACATTATTGTGGTTCCGGCTGGAAACCAGAGCCGCAGTATGATTGCCAATTTGCAGAGTAAAATTCAACTTCTAAATGAAGAAGAATTCCAAGTCTTGGTATATGCTCCAGATGATTGGTTGAACTACGACTTCTTGGATATCACATACAAGAATCGAACGCAATTGGCTGTACCTTCAGCACAATACCTCGATTACGAAAACCCTTCGGTAACGCACTTTGCTGATGCATACCAAAAGGAGTTCCAAGTAGACCCGAGCAAGTACGCTTTCCTCGGGTATGACATCATGATGTTCTATGGCTGCGGATTGATCCAATACGGTATCAACTTCCCGAATAACTTCGAGTCTATCGACCTAAGCGGCCTTCTTCATATTGCCTTCGATTACCGCAAAACGGGAATGGAAAGCGGGTATGAAAACGAACACGTCTACCTGCTTCGTCACCACGAAATGAAACTGGAAAATCTCCATGCCCACTAG
- the guaA gene encoding glutamine-hydrolyzing GMP synthase, whose product MHEKILILDFGSQYTQLIGRRIRELNIYSEIIPWNKAPELDESVKGVILSGSPFSVRDEKSPTPDLDRYRGNVPMLAVCFGAQYIAQNYGGSVEASNTREYGRAHLATINTESRLLQGMTEGSQVWMSHADTIQSIGDDYRLICSTNDVKYAGFESTTDETFAIQFHPEVYHSEEGTKLLENFTVKICGCAQDWTPQSFIDETVGKLKDKIGNDKVVLGLSGGVDSSVAAVLLHQAIGKNLYCIFVDNGLLRKNEFEDVLQSYQDMGLNVKGVRAANRFYSALAGISDPEGKRKAIGKTFIEIFDDEANQISDVKFLGQGTIYPDVIESVSATGGPSATIKSHHNVGGLPDFMKLEVVEPLRLLFKDEVRRVGRALGIKQSILGRHPFPGPGLGIRILGDITEDKVRILQEVDHIWINGLKAHDLYDDVWQAGAILLPVQSVGVMGDERTYEQAVALRAVSSTDGMTADWCHLPYEFLGKVSNEIINKVKGINRVVYDISSKPPATIEWE is encoded by the coding sequence ATGCACGAGAAGATCCTCATCCTTGACTTCGGGTCACAGTACACTCAGTTGATCGGACGCCGAATTCGCGAACTGAATATCTATTCAGAGATCATTCCATGGAATAAAGCGCCTGAGCTTGATGAATCCGTGAAAGGCGTGATTCTTTCAGGGAGTCCGTTTTCTGTGAGAGATGAAAAATCTCCAACTCCTGATCTTGATCGCTACCGCGGAAATGTTCCAATGCTCGCCGTATGTTTCGGAGCACAATACATCGCTCAGAACTACGGGGGTTCAGTAGAAGCCTCAAATACCCGTGAGTACGGACGCGCTCATCTAGCTACGATTAATACGGAGAGCCGACTACTTCAAGGCATGACTGAAGGGTCTCAGGTGTGGATGTCGCACGCTGACACGATTCAATCCATTGGCGACGATTACCGCTTGATTTGTTCTACGAATGACGTCAAGTATGCCGGTTTCGAAAGCACGACTGACGAAACTTTCGCCATCCAATTCCACCCTGAGGTTTACCACAGTGAAGAAGGAACAAAACTCCTCGAAAACTTCACCGTGAAGATTTGTGGATGCGCTCAAGATTGGACACCACAATCGTTCATCGATGAAACCGTTGGCAAACTCAAGGACAAGATTGGCAACGACAAGGTTGTTCTTGGATTGAGTGGTGGTGTTGATTCATCAGTGGCAGCTGTTCTCTTGCATCAAGCCATCGGAAAGAACCTCTACTGCATCTTCGTAGACAATGGGCTACTCCGTAAAAATGAATTCGAAGACGTACTTCAGAGCTACCAAGACATGGGCTTGAATGTAAAAGGAGTGCGCGCTGCCAATCGTTTCTATTCCGCGCTAGCGGGAATTTCAGACCCCGAAGGAAAACGAAAAGCCATTGGTAAAACCTTCATCGAAATATTCGACGACGAAGCCAATCAGATTTCCGACGTGAAATTCCTTGGACAAGGAACTATTTACCCTGATGTGATTGAATCAGTGAGCGCTACAGGTGGACCTAGTGCGACAATCAAAAGCCACCACAACGTTGGCGGATTGCCAGACTTCATGAAATTGGAGGTTGTGGAGCCACTTCGCCTACTATTCAAAGACGAAGTTCGCCGTGTAGGACGTGCATTAGGCATCAAACAATCCATCCTTGGAAGACACCCATTCCCAGGTCCAGGACTCGGAATTCGTATTCTCGGTGATATTACTGAAGATAAAGTGCGAATACTGCAAGAAGTGGATCACATATGGATAAATGGACTTAAGGCACACGATTTGTATGATGATGTATGGCAGGCAGGTGCTATCTTGCTTCCGGTGCAAAGTGTGGGCGTTATGGGAGATGAACGCACTTACGAACAAGCGGTAGCACTGCGCGCGGTTTCTTCTACTGATGGAATGACCGCAGACTGGTGTCATTTGCCTTATGAATTCCTTGGAAAGGTTTCGAACGAGATCATCAACAAGGTTAAAGGCATTAACCGCGTTGTATATGATATCAGCTCGAAACCCCCTGCGACGATCGAATGGGAGTGA
- a CDS encoding Maf family nucleotide pyrophosphatase, protein MILSNLEGKRVILASKSPRRQQLIQGLGIEVEIRTKEVEEDFSSELKREEVARYLAEKKANAFLEDLKEDEVVITGDTTVYLNGDILNKPEDRDDAVRMLKLLSGQTHTVITGVCLISLTRKVVLHDETDVTFRELTDEEINYYIDVHQPFDKAGSYGAQDFIGFVGIEDMHGSFYNVMGFPLHKVYSELAKF, encoded by the coding sequence ATGATCTTAAGCAATCTCGAAGGGAAGCGTGTGATCCTTGCAAGCAAGAGTCCGCGACGTCAACAACTCATCCAAGGATTAGGTATCGAAGTAGAGATTCGTACCAAGGAAGTGGAAGAGGATTTTTCGTCGGAGCTCAAGCGTGAAGAGGTAGCGCGTTATTTGGCAGAGAAGAAAGCCAATGCTTTCCTTGAGGACCTTAAAGAAGATGAGGTCGTCATCACAGGCGATACCACCGTTTACCTCAATGGTGATATCCTCAACAAGCCTGAAGATCGCGACGACGCAGTGCGCATGTTGAAACTACTTTCGGGGCAAACGCATACTGTGATTACCGGCGTTTGTTTGATTTCGCTAACGCGGAAAGTAGTACTCCACGATGAGACGGATGTTACCTTTCGAGAACTCACAGACGAAGAGATCAACTACTACATCGACGTTCACCAACCTTTCGACAAAGCCGGCTCCTATGGCGCTCAAGACTTCATCGGCTTCGTTGGAATTGAAGACATGCATGGGTCATTCTACAATGTCATGGGCTTCCCCCTCCATAAGGTCTACTCCGAATTAGCGAAGTTCTAA